A window from Pseudomonas sp. Tri1 encodes these proteins:
- a CDS encoding ShlB/FhaC/HecB family hemolysin secretion/activation protein, producing MSSPAFWARLCVALLCVSPLTQAHAAPTPGDTDLIRERQNRLLEEQRRRLEELKDLPGREAKPSLPTAPVDTRCFPIKTVELKGADSLSASEREHLLRPYIGQCLGVPQLNELLKVITDHYIEKGLVTSRAYLPQQDLSGGHLSVLVVEGRLEGLKGAENSKLSDLELAMAFPGKTGDLVNLREIEQMVDQLNRLPSNQAKMELTPGQNVGGSEVRVTNDPQKPWRAGLSRSNDGQRSTGEQQWGTSFEWDSPLGLADQLMLRGGHDAMTDHQHTSRNAMLYYNLPFGWWNVSYTYSQSEYRSQIPANGFNFKQTGDSQNHQLRVERVIHRDALSKTSLNTGLAYLRTNNFIEDSKLAVSSNRLSEAQFGINHGRRIGNAFVNLDLGLQQGIGAFDAQGDNDPGPGQADARYRKYTATLSYLQPFQVWGESFSFSSLMTGQRSEDVLFSPQRMSLGGQSSIRGYKDQSLSGDSGGYWRNDLRWSRPVTLEWLRPVFTEYGSSLGYDQGVIRGDRYNGDQHGRMSSNSLELFARSQHLNASVTFAHSLERPDALTEREAPIYFRVDVLL from the coding sequence ATGTCCTCACCTGCCTTTTGGGCGAGGTTGTGCGTGGCTTTGCTGTGCGTTTCTCCACTCACCCAGGCTCACGCCGCCCCCACCCCTGGCGACACGGACCTGATCCGCGAGCGCCAGAACCGTTTGCTCGAAGAGCAGCGTCGGCGTCTGGAGGAGCTCAAGGACCTGCCTGGCAGGGAGGCGAAGCCGAGCCTGCCGACAGCACCTGTCGATACCCGTTGCTTCCCCATCAAGACCGTCGAACTCAAGGGCGCTGACAGTCTTTCCGCCAGTGAGCGTGAGCACCTGCTCAGGCCCTACATTGGCCAATGCCTGGGTGTGCCGCAGCTCAACGAACTGCTCAAAGTCATTACCGACCACTACATCGAAAAGGGGCTGGTCACCAGTCGTGCTTATTTACCGCAGCAGGATTTGTCCGGCGGGCATTTGAGCGTATTGGTGGTGGAAGGGCGGCTCGAAGGCCTGAAGGGGGCCGAGAACAGTAAGTTGTCGGACCTCGAGTTGGCGATGGCCTTTCCTGGCAAGACCGGCGACCTGGTCAACCTGCGGGAGATCGAGCAGATGGTCGATCAGCTCAATCGCCTGCCGTCGAATCAGGCCAAGATGGAGCTGACTCCCGGGCAGAATGTCGGCGGCAGTGAAGTCCGTGTGACTAATGATCCACAAAAGCCCTGGCGTGCCGGACTGTCGCGCAGCAACGACGGCCAGCGCAGCACGGGCGAGCAACAGTGGGGTACCAGTTTCGAATGGGATAGCCCGCTGGGCCTGGCCGACCAGTTGATGTTGCGCGGTGGTCACGACGCGATGACCGACCACCAGCACACCTCCCGCAACGCCATGCTTTATTACAACCTGCCATTTGGCTGGTGGAACGTCAGTTACACCTACAGCCAGAGCGAGTACCGCTCGCAGATCCCGGCCAACGGTTTCAACTTCAAGCAGACCGGCGACAGCCAGAACCATCAGTTGCGGGTCGAGCGGGTGATCCACCGCGACGCCCTGAGCAAGACTTCCCTCAACACCGGCCTGGCGTACCTGCGCACCAACAACTTCATCGAAGACAGCAAGCTGGCAGTGAGCAGCAATCGCCTCAGCGAAGCGCAGTTCGGCATCAACCATGGCCGGCGCATCGGCAATGCCTTCGTCAACCTGGACCTGGGCCTGCAGCAAGGCATCGGTGCCTTCGATGCCCAGGGTGACAACGATCCGGGGCCCGGCCAGGCCGATGCCCGTTACCGCAAATACACCGCCACCCTCAGCTACCTGCAACCGTTCCAGGTGTGGGGCGAATCGTTCAGCTTCAGCAGCCTGATGACCGGCCAACGCAGCGAGGACGTGTTGTTCAGTCCGCAGCGCATGAGCCTGGGTGGTCAATCGTCGATTCGCGGCTACAAGGACCAATCGCTGTCCGGCGACAGCGGTGGCTACTGGCGCAACGACCTGCGCTGGAGCCGCCCGGTGACCCTGGAGTGGCTACGCCCGGTGTTCACCGAATACGGCAGCAGCCTCGGCTATGACCAGGGCGTGATTCGTGGTGATCGCTACAACGGCGACCAGCATGGGCGCATGTCGAGCAACTCGCTGGAGCTGTTCGCCCGCAGCCAACACCTGAACGCCAGCGTCACCTTCGCCCACTCCCTGGAACGTCCGGATGCCCTGACCGAGCGCGAAGCGCCGATCTACTTCCGCGTGGATGTACTCCTTTAA